In the Lates calcarifer isolate ASB-BC8 linkage group LG24, TLL_Latcal_v3, whole genome shotgun sequence genome, one interval contains:
- the spice1 gene encoding spindle and centriole-associated protein 1 isoform X1: protein MSFVRLGRPQQHGKGKKLVRPKKATGPKREWVSTVNDLSVHKLSPAELSHRHEIHKSHNKAAAQWELREKALKRHLKHPRSPAPLDQASLSIIREVFSDQLLLQDVLARSDRAMAVVKDLFGDAPRRQTGHPSVTMAPNCDSDSELPVLQKPDPPTQLSLLSQSMMDQQALNELEASEEDHSDEDAYPSGSSEYHVIRRANVRKMKAQSRGRSIQQQKVHRPISEKGNRDSVPVTPCTSDRAPDQTALNATVAVQRVRTRQSQSEETKEEPSVLVSQVLNPDIPPNQTGRISSRTRRTKKCISQSSELDGSSLAFLSGDQSSLGLLQAMLGQVEADLDTLNPDAVPESTQSPKQHRTQGLTGFSVALVSTLGRLVHLLKQTEEDVQKGAQERRRLEEEMREQRGLIDALTAETMTLREEAVALQAGLQQQTAELEQKLDTLVLVVGGLGLLEAHTDPLQESDVKAAVGQSAPVPERTQASVSPAVLLSPPRQRDNWQHIPVMHPVPLHQQLPPVDNFPSCEDIQSQSSASSLTSLPLASLPSTSSLSLMSDPLSSQLPAEAMLAEIAQLSRQNDLIRAQLSQAKSLGSGGRGSPNDSSERRRSSSSNSGRLTPQSVGERRMSGSSSTGRPSIQVADGDTVTQQATSPNTLSVSSVEQRLLELNRQSAAARGRLLELIEQQKQSVSSKVSPSVSPSPTSALSPHTAVGGGSPEVSILSQAGGGERRSAGSVVSSHGFGGETREGKTQMMKQKGRDGWFALSAHVR from the exons AGCACTGTCAATGACCTGTCTGTGCACAAGCTGTCACCTGCAGAACTG AGTCATCGGCATGAGATTCACAAGTCTCACAACAAGGCAGCAGCTCAGTgggagctgagagagaaagctCTGAAACGCCATCTCAAACATCCCAGGAGTCCTGCACCTCTGGACCAGGCCAGCCTCAGCATCAtcagggag GTTTTCTctgatcagctgctgctgcaggatgtGCTGGCCCGATCTGACAGAGCCATGGCCGTGGTCAAGGACCTGTTTGGAGATGCTCCACGCAGGCAGACTG GGCATCCCAGTGTTACCATGGCTCCAAACTGTGACTCTGACTCAGAACTGCCTGTTCTTCAGAAACCAGATCCTCCGACACAGCTGTCACTGCTCAGCCAGTCTATGATGGACcagcag GCTCTTAATGAACTAGAAGCTTCAGAGGAAGACCACAGTGATGAAGATGCCTATCCCTCTGGCAGTTCAGAGTATCATGTAATCCGAAG GGCCAATGTAAGAAAAATGAAGGCACAGTCTCGGGGTAGATCgatacagcagcagaaagtCCATCGTCCCATCTCTGAgaagggaaacagagacagtgttcCTGTAACCCCCTGCACATCAGACAGAGCACCAGACCAAACAG CTCTCAATGCCACAGTGGCTGTTCAACGTGTTCGGACCAGACAGAGCCAGTCAGAGGAAACCAAGGAGGAACCGTCTGTCCTGGTCTCTCAGGTCCTGAACCCTGACATACCTCCCAATCAGACAG GAAGGATCAGCAGTCGAACCAGGAGGACTAAGAAGTGTATTTCTCAGAGTTCAGAGCTGGATGGCTCCTCTCTCGCCTTTCTCAGTGGGGACCAGTCTAGTTTAGGCCTGCTGCAGGCCATGTTGGGTCAGGTGGAGGCAGACTTAGATACCTTGAATCCAGATGCAGTACCAGAGTCAACACAGAGTCCAAAACAGCACCGAACACAAGGCCTCACTGGATTCTCTGTCGCGCTGGTCTCCACACTCGGACGTTTAGTGCACCTCCTAAAACAG ACGGAGGAAGATGTTCAAAAAGGGGCTCAGGAGAGGagaagactggaggaggagatgagagagcaGCGGGGCCTGATTGATGCTCTCACCGCAGAGACCATGACTCTGAGAGAAGAGGCCGTCGCCCTGCAG GCAGGGTTGCAGCAGCAGACCGCAGAGCTGGAGCAGAAGTTGGACACATTGGTGTTGGTGGTAGGGGGACTTGGACTACTGGAGGCACACACTGACCCACTCCAAGAGTCTGATGTCAAAGCTGCAG TTGGTCAGTCTGCACCTGTTCCTGAGCGAACACAAgcctctgtttctcctgctgttctGCTCTCTCCACCTCGACAGAGAGACAACTGGCAACATATCCCAG TGATGCATCCTGTTCCATTGCATCAGCAACTTCCTCCTGTAGATAACTTCCCTTCTTGTGAGGACATCCAGTCTCAGAGCTCAGCCTCCAGCCTCACCAGCCTCCCTCTCGCCAGccttccctccacctcctcactcTCACTGATGTCTGACCCCCTCAGCTCGCAGCTCCCTGCAGAGGCCATGCTGGCTGAGATCGCTCAGCTGAGCAGACAGAACGACCTGATCAGGGCCCAACTTAGCCAGGCGAAGAGCCTTGGGTCAGGGGGCAGAGGATCGCCTAATGAcagcagtgagaggaggagatcGAGCTCTAGCAACAGCGGAAGACTTACACCGCAAAGTgttggagagaggaggatgtcAGGGTCCAGCAGCACAGGGAGACCGAGCATCCAGGTCGCTGACGGAGACACAGTGACTCAGCAG gCCACGTCTCCAAACACCCTCAGTGTGAGCAGTGTGGAACAGCGCCTCCTAGAGCTAAACAGGCAGAGTGCAGCAGCCAGAGGTCGACTGTTGGAGCTTATAGAGCAACAGAAACAGAGTGTTTCATCCAAggtttctccctctgtttccccCAGCCCTACTTCTGCCTTGAGCCCACATACAGCAG TTGGAGGAGGAAGTCCAGAGGTGTCCATTCTGTcacaggctggtggtggtgagaGGCG ATCTGCTGGCTCTGTAGTGTCCTCTCATGGTTTTGGAGGAGAAACCAGGGAAGGCAAAACACAG ATGATGAAGCAGAAGGGCCGAGACGGTTGGTTTGCCTTGTCTGCTCATGTCAGATGA
- the spice1 gene encoding spindle and centriole-associated protein 1 isoform X2: MSFVRLGRPQQHGKGKKLVRPKKATGPKREWVSTVNDLSVHKLSPAELSHRHEIHKSHNKAAAQWELREKALKRHLKHPRSPAPLDQASLSIIREVFSDQLLLQDVLARSDRAMAVVKDLFGDAPRRQTGHPSVTMAPNCDSDSELPVLQKPDPPTQLSLLSQSMMDQQALNELEASEEDHSDEDAYPSGSSEYHVIRRANVRKMKAQSRGRSIQQQKVHRPISEKGNRDSVPVTPCTSDRAPDQTALNATVAVQRVRTRQSQSEETKEEPSVLVSQVLNPDIPPNQTGRISSRTRRTKKCISQSSELDGSSLAFLSGDQSSLGLLQAMLGQVEADLDTLNPDAVPESTQSPKQHRTQGLTGFSVALVSTLGRLVHLLKQTEEDVQKGAQERRRLEEEMREQRGLIDALTAETMTLREEAVALQAGLQQQTAELEQKLDTLVLVVGGLGLLEAHTDPLQESDVKAAVGQSAPVPERTQASVSPAVLLSPPRQRDNWQHIPVMHPVPLHQQLPPVDNFPSCEDIQSQSSASSLTSLPLASLPSTSSLSLMSDPLSSQLPAEAMLAEIAQLSRQNDLIRAQLSQAKSLGSGGRGSPNDSSERRRSSSSNSGRLTPQSVGERRMSGSSSTGRPSIQVADGDTVTQQATSPNTLSVSSVEQRLLELNRQSAAARGRLLELIEQQKQSVSSKVSPSVSPSPTSALSPHTAVGGGSPEVSILSQAGGGERRITTMKLLNILTLYEVIFVIF; encoded by the exons AGCACTGTCAATGACCTGTCTGTGCACAAGCTGTCACCTGCAGAACTG AGTCATCGGCATGAGATTCACAAGTCTCACAACAAGGCAGCAGCTCAGTgggagctgagagagaaagctCTGAAACGCCATCTCAAACATCCCAGGAGTCCTGCACCTCTGGACCAGGCCAGCCTCAGCATCAtcagggag GTTTTCTctgatcagctgctgctgcaggatgtGCTGGCCCGATCTGACAGAGCCATGGCCGTGGTCAAGGACCTGTTTGGAGATGCTCCACGCAGGCAGACTG GGCATCCCAGTGTTACCATGGCTCCAAACTGTGACTCTGACTCAGAACTGCCTGTTCTTCAGAAACCAGATCCTCCGACACAGCTGTCACTGCTCAGCCAGTCTATGATGGACcagcag GCTCTTAATGAACTAGAAGCTTCAGAGGAAGACCACAGTGATGAAGATGCCTATCCCTCTGGCAGTTCAGAGTATCATGTAATCCGAAG GGCCAATGTAAGAAAAATGAAGGCACAGTCTCGGGGTAGATCgatacagcagcagaaagtCCATCGTCCCATCTCTGAgaagggaaacagagacagtgttcCTGTAACCCCCTGCACATCAGACAGAGCACCAGACCAAACAG CTCTCAATGCCACAGTGGCTGTTCAACGTGTTCGGACCAGACAGAGCCAGTCAGAGGAAACCAAGGAGGAACCGTCTGTCCTGGTCTCTCAGGTCCTGAACCCTGACATACCTCCCAATCAGACAG GAAGGATCAGCAGTCGAACCAGGAGGACTAAGAAGTGTATTTCTCAGAGTTCAGAGCTGGATGGCTCCTCTCTCGCCTTTCTCAGTGGGGACCAGTCTAGTTTAGGCCTGCTGCAGGCCATGTTGGGTCAGGTGGAGGCAGACTTAGATACCTTGAATCCAGATGCAGTACCAGAGTCAACACAGAGTCCAAAACAGCACCGAACACAAGGCCTCACTGGATTCTCTGTCGCGCTGGTCTCCACACTCGGACGTTTAGTGCACCTCCTAAAACAG ACGGAGGAAGATGTTCAAAAAGGGGCTCAGGAGAGGagaagactggaggaggagatgagagagcaGCGGGGCCTGATTGATGCTCTCACCGCAGAGACCATGACTCTGAGAGAAGAGGCCGTCGCCCTGCAG GCAGGGTTGCAGCAGCAGACCGCAGAGCTGGAGCAGAAGTTGGACACATTGGTGTTGGTGGTAGGGGGACTTGGACTACTGGAGGCACACACTGACCCACTCCAAGAGTCTGATGTCAAAGCTGCAG TTGGTCAGTCTGCACCTGTTCCTGAGCGAACACAAgcctctgtttctcctgctgttctGCTCTCTCCACCTCGACAGAGAGACAACTGGCAACATATCCCAG TGATGCATCCTGTTCCATTGCATCAGCAACTTCCTCCTGTAGATAACTTCCCTTCTTGTGAGGACATCCAGTCTCAGAGCTCAGCCTCCAGCCTCACCAGCCTCCCTCTCGCCAGccttccctccacctcctcactcTCACTGATGTCTGACCCCCTCAGCTCGCAGCTCCCTGCAGAGGCCATGCTGGCTGAGATCGCTCAGCTGAGCAGACAGAACGACCTGATCAGGGCCCAACTTAGCCAGGCGAAGAGCCTTGGGTCAGGGGGCAGAGGATCGCCTAATGAcagcagtgagaggaggagatcGAGCTCTAGCAACAGCGGAAGACTTACACCGCAAAGTgttggagagaggaggatgtcAGGGTCCAGCAGCACAGGGAGACCGAGCATCCAGGTCGCTGACGGAGACACAGTGACTCAGCAG gCCACGTCTCCAAACACCCTCAGTGTGAGCAGTGTGGAACAGCGCCTCCTAGAGCTAAACAGGCAGAGTGCAGCAGCCAGAGGTCGACTGTTGGAGCTTATAGAGCAACAGAAACAGAGTGTTTCATCCAAggtttctccctctgtttccccCAGCCCTACTTCTGCCTTGAGCCCACATACAGCAG TTGGAGGAGGAAGTCCAGAGGTGTCCATTCTGTcacaggctggtggtggtgagaGGCG TATTACCACCATGAAACTGTTAAACATCCTCACCCTCTATGAAGtcatctttgttattttttag